From the genome of Longimicrobiaceae bacterium:
CGCGGAGCATGCGCATGCCGCAGGTGAAGGCGAACTCGCCCGCCTCCTTCGGGGTGAACTCTACCGCCGTCGTCTGGAAGGCCGGCAGGTCGCGGGCGATGCCGAAGTCCGCGAACACCACCTGGTCGCTGCACGACGCGCTCTCCTCGCGGTGGAAGCGCAGGCGCACCGGGCGGCCGGCGCGCACGACCACCGTGTCCGGCGAGTAGCCGCCCTTCACCGTCACGTCCACCTCCTGCACCCCGCCCGCCGTCTCCGTCGCGGCCACACCCTCCCGCGCGCCGAAGAAGTACCACAGCACCGCGGCGATGGCGGCGATGCCGCCCACGAGCACCACGATCTCGGCCGTGTCCACGTCAGCCTCCTCGCGCGGGGGTGAAGCCGCGCAGGCGCAGCGAGTTGGCGACCACGCTCACGCTGGAGAGCGACATCGCCGCGCCCGCCAGCACCGGCGACAGCAGCCAGCCCGTCAACGGATACAGCAGCCCGGCCGCGACGGGGATGCCCACCACGTTGTAGATGAAGGCCCAGAACAGGTTCTGGCGCACCGTGCGGATCGTCGCGCGAGACAGCCCGATGGCCGCGGGCACGCCGCGCAGGTCGCCCCGCAGCAGCGTCACGTCCGACGCCTCGATCGCCACGTCGGTCCCGGTGCCGATGGCGATGCCCACGTGCGCCTGCGCCAGGGCCGGGGCGTCGTTGATGCCGTCGCCCACCATGCCCACGATGCGCCCCTCATCCTGGAGACGCTTCACCTCGGCCGCCTTCGCGTCCGGCAGCACCTCGGCCAGCACGCGGGAGATGCCCACGCGGCGAGCCACCGCATCGGCCGTGGCGCGGGCGTCGCCGGTCATCATCACCACCTCGATGCCCATCGCCCGCAGCGCCGCGACCGCTTCGGCCGCCTCGGGCTTCACCGCGTCCGCCACGCCAAGGATGCCGGCGAGCGCGCCGTCCACCGCCGCGGCGACGGCCGTCTTCCCGCCGGCCGCGAGGGCTGCGAGGCGCGCGGCCCAGTCCGGATCCACCACCACGCCGTTGTCGCGCATCAGCTTCGCGCTGCCGACGAGAAGCCGCCGTCCATTCACCGTGGCTTCCACGCCGTGCCCGGCCTGCGCCAGGAAGCCCGTCGCGCGCGGCACCTCCAGCCCCCGCGCCTCCGTCCCGCGCACCACCGCCTCGCCGACGGGGTGCTCGCTGCCGCGCTCGGCGCCCGCGGCCAGCGCCAGCAGCGCATCTTCCGTCCAGCCCGGCGCCGTCACCACGTCCGTCAGCTCGGGCCGGCCCCGCGTGAGCGTGCCCGTCTTGTCGAGCACAACGGTGTCCAGCTTGTGCGCCGTCTCCAGGCTCTCGCCGCCCTTCACCAGGATGCCGCTCTCCGCGCCGCGCCCCGTAGCCACCATGATCGCGGTGGGCGTCGCCAGGCCCAGCGCGCACGGGCAGGCGATGACGAGCACGGAGACGAAGTTGACCAGCGCCAGCGTGAACCGCGTCTCCGGCGGCCCCAGGATGAACCACGCCACGAAGGTCGCGATGGCGATGCAGATCACCACGGGGGTGAAGATGCCGCTCACCACGTCCGCCAGCCGGGCGATGGGCGGGCGCGATCCCTGCGCGTCCTGCACCAGCTTCACGATCTGCTGCAACGCCGTGTCGCGCCCCACCTTGGTCGCGCGGAAGCGGAACGAGCCCGTGCGGTTGAGCGTCGCGCCGAACACCTCGTCGCCCTCGCTCTTCTCCACCGGCACGCTCTCGCCCGTGAGCATCGACTCGTCCACGGCAGACGCGCCCTCCACCACCACGCCGTCCACGGGGATCTTCTCGCCGGGGCGCACGACCACCACGTCGCCGGCGCGCACCTCCTCCACCGGCACGTCGGTCTCCGCGCCGGCGCGCACCACGCGCGCGGTCCGCGGCTGCAAGCCCACCAGCCGGCGGATTGCGTCGCCCGTGCGGCCCTTGGCGCGCGACTCCAGCATGCGGCCCAGCAGGATGAGCGTGACGACCATCGCCGCCGCCTCGAAGTAGACGGGCACCGCCGCGTGCCCGCCCATCCCCACCATCGCCCCGTGCGCCGCCGCGGGGGCGAAGAAGCCGGGCGCGACCGTCGCCGCCAGCGAGTACAGGTACGCCGCGCCGGTGCCGACGGCGATGAGCGTGTTCATGTCCGCCGCGCGGTGGCGGAAGGCCGCCCAGGCGCCGCGGTAGAACTGCGCGCCGCAGAACAGCACCACGGGCGTGGTGAGCGCAAGCTGCAGCCACGTGGCGCCCGCGAAGTCCAGCGCCTGCACCCGCCCGTGCGACATCGCGATCACGAGCACCGGCAGCG
Proteins encoded in this window:
- a CDS encoding cupredoxin domain-containing protein, with translation MDTAEIVVLVGGIAAIAAVLWYFFGAREGVAATETAGGVQEVDVTVKGGYSPDTVVVRAGRPVRLRFHREESASCSDQVVFADFGIARDLPAFQTTAVEFTPKEAGEFAFTCGMRMLRGKLIVQPA
- a CDS encoding heavy metal translocating P-type ATPase; this encodes MEGTKVIDPVCGMEVDAGTAARTSEHGGAAYHFCSAGCKARFDAAPEKYVREPSADAHLQTQPAAASAPAPQPKPMVQLSMRKPAAAAPAVTPAGKQHERMDLPVTGMTCAACARRVEARLGKANGVRRAGVNFATGRATVEYDPDATGVHDLVRAVEDAGYGTVPPAHLELVVDDSARPAGSPQPLEKHLRGKKGVLDASFNLATMEVRVEYLPGATDAADVRAAVEELGYHVSQVPAGEGAAGDFEQEAREAEYRGLRLRFVVAALLSLPVLVIAMSHGRVQALDFAGATWLQLALTTPVVLFCGAQFYRGAWAAFRHRAADMNTLIAVGTGAAYLYSLAATVAPGFFAPAAAHGAMVGMGGHAAVPVYFEAAAMVVTLILLGRMLESRAKGRTGDAIRRLVGLQPRTARVVRAGAETDVPVEEVRAGDVVVVRPGEKIPVDGVVVEGASAVDESMLTGESVPVEKSEGDEVFGATLNRTGSFRFRATKVGRDTALQQIVKLVQDAQGSRPPIARLADVVSGIFTPVVICIAIATFVAWFILGPPETRFTLALVNFVSVLVIACPCALGLATPTAIMVATGRGAESGILVKGGESLETAHKLDTVVLDKTGTLTRGRPELTDVVTAPGWTEDALLALAAGAERGSEHPVGEAVVRGTEARGLEVPRATGFLAQAGHGVEATVNGRRLLVGSAKLMRDNGVVVDPDWAARLAALAAGGKTAVAAAVDGALAGILGVADAVKPEAAEAVAALRAMGIEVVMMTGDARATADAVARRVGISRVLAEVLPDAKAAEVKRLQDEGRIVGMVGDGINDAPALAQAHVGIAIGTGTDVAIEASDVTLLRGDLRGVPAAIGLSRATIRTVRQNLFWAFIYNVVGIPVAAGLLYPLTGWLLSPVLAGAAMSLSSVSVVANSLRLRGFTPARGG